The following DNA comes from Rhodohalobacter mucosus.
TGGAGGTGAACTTTGTAGCCGATGCGGGTCAGCAGATCTCGATTCAGTTTACCCCAGAAGGCGAGGTTGAAATTACCGGTTCACCGGATACGGATCTGTTTGAAGAGTATGAAGCATTCCGGATGGATGTATTGAGAACGACCGTCTACCCGATCCGCGACCGGCTCGACAGCCTGATCGACGCCGGCAACCCGGATGACGCGCAGCGCATCGAAGAGCTCGGCGGCCGCGTACTGGTTGCCGAAAAAGCCTACCGCGATACGCTGGTCTATGCGGTGGAGGACCTGGGAACGTCGATCGCCATCTATCCGACCATGGTGCGCTGGAACGGCGATGAGGATATGGCCTTCTACAACAACCTGGCAGAGGAATTTTCTGAGGAGCATCGCGGGCTTGAGGTTGCGGAGTTGGTCTCGGAGAAGGTGCGGATCCTGGAGCAGGTTTCCATCGGGGGAGAGGTTCAGGAGATCGTGGCCCCGGATCCGTCAGGCGAGGAACGGTCGCTCTACGACAACATGGGAACGGTTACGCTGATCGACTTCTTCGGCAGTTGGTGCGGTCCGTGCAGGTCGGAGAGTGCCCATCTGGGCAGGATGTATGACAAATACAATGACGACGGATTCGAGATATTCGGTTTCGGCATCGAATTCACCCGCGAGAGCTGGCTCCGTGCCCTGGAGCAGGACAACCGCACGTGGACCAACGTCTCCACAGTGGACGGCTATACGAGCGACGTTGCCAGGGAGTACGCGATCACCGCGCTGCCCAAGAACTTTTTGGTGGATGAGGACGGCGTGATTGTAGCGAAGGATGTTCACGGAGATGAGCTGGAACGGAAGATTTTGGAGATTTTGGATAAGGAATGAGGTTGAGGGGTGAGGTTGAGGTTAAGGTTGAGGGGTGAGGTTTAAGGTTGAAGGTTGAAAGTTGAAGGTTCAGGCAGAGGTTGAAGGGCCAGTCTGAGGTTAGTCTCAATGGAGATGGGATTGTGTACGGGGATTGGGTGGGATACCACGTGTGCCAATCGACTTATCAAAGATTAAAAGGCCCAATCTAATCGTTTACATACAGAAAACTGCGCTGAAGCCATGTCCCGGAGGGACATTTGGTCGGTAGCCCGGAAACGGGCGCCGTGGCCACCTCCGGCCGGGATTTGTGAAAAATATCTGGGCCGGTTCCGGAGGTGTTGCTGGGATCAGGTTGAGGGATG
Coding sequences within:
- a CDS encoding TlpA family protein disulfide reductase, with product MTPKTLSAFAAVCILLCISCTTQQNNTGFMLDGKLHNADPNSIYLYQAKGLNANEYDVVDTLSVQDDSTFSASYSLEPHFYELRINDSLEVNFVADAGQQISIQFTPEGEVEITGSPDTDLFEEYEAFRMDVLRTTVYPIRDRLDSLIDAGNPDDAQRIEELGGRVLVAEKAYRDTLVYAVEDLGTSIAIYPTMVRWNGDEDMAFYNNLAEEFSEEHRGLEVAELVSEKVRILEQVSIGGEVQEIVAPDPSGEERSLYDNMGTVTLIDFFGSWCGPCRSESAHLGRMYDKYNDDGFEIFGFGIEFTRESWLRALEQDNRTWTNVSTVDGYTSDVAREYAITALPKNFLVDEDGVIVAKDVHGDELERKILEILDKE